Within Vicia villosa cultivar HV-30 ecotype Madison, WI linkage group LG1, Vvil1.0, whole genome shotgun sequence, the genomic segment ATCCAATAATAAGTAATTTATACAGTAGAAAAGAAAGCAATTTCAAATGATTAACTATACTAAACAATTATTAATACTAACATGACATCATAAAGTTGCGTTATTAAGAACAATGACATACTGACCTCATATGCTTACAAATTGTCGAAAACCTCTCTATAAACAACATTTGTAGTGTCCGCGCACGGATTTCCTTCGTCATCTATAATAAGAATCTTCAACCCTTTTCTAGACTTTACCCTTGAAATGGCGACATAGAATTGCCCATGAGTGAACACAGGGCGTTGTAAATACAAACCGACCTGAGAAAGAGACTGGCCTTGGCTTTTATTTATGGTCATTGCAAAACACAACGCAATTGGAAATTGTCTTCTCTGGAACTTAAATGGAAAGCTTGGATCAGAAGAAATCAAATTCATCCTCGGTATGTAAATCTTATCACCAATATTCTTCCCTGTAATGACGGTGGCACCAATAATATTATGACATAGTTCATTTATGAGTAACCTTGTTCCATTGCAAAGGCCATTGGATTGATCTATGTTTCGAAGAAGCATGACCGGAACTCCAATTTTCAGCCTTAATCGGTGATTCGGCATTCCTGAACATTTCATTTCATTCAAAAATTCAGGTGTGAACCAATCCGCACGAACTGCACAATTTTCATCTGAAAGAACAGTTGAGTCAGCACTTAAATATTCCTTTTCATCACCTGGAATTAAGGACAAAACAAAATCATTAACAATATCCACAGAATCATGAGTCGGAGATAGTAACGCCCTCTCTTCATAGTACTTCAAATTGTTCATGTTCTGTAAAAGATTTGGATATGTTAGTTCAACCAGACATAATAGAGGATTATGAGAATCCGTAACCAATAAGTCTTCAGGAATATGAAGTGTGCTCTCTCCACTCTCATTTGAGGCTTGTTTACCATTTCCAATATCAAGCATCCAATCTGAAAATTCTTTAACTTCTTTAGATTCTATGTTGGAGTTAGGAGCTGCCAGCCGCATGTTATTTGACAAAGTCAATACCTTgcaaaatttccataattcaGAAGAGTTTATTGAAGCTGACACTATGTCATGCCTACAACCCTTTCTAACAACAGGTAAAATTTGTCTGAAATCTCCACCAAAAACAACCACCTTACCACCAAATGGTTTATATTGGTTAGAGTCGTCTACAGTCCTCATTATGTCCTTCAAAGAACGATCGACAGCTTCGGCACAAAATCTATTTAACATTGGAGCTTCATCCCAAATAATAAGCTTAGATTGCAAGATAAGTTCACATCTATCGGTCCGTTTTTTGATGTTGCAAGCAGATGTTTCTGTTGTAACTAAAGGAATTCCAAACATTGAATGAGCTGTTTTTCCTCCAGGTAACAATAAAGACGCAATCCCACTCGAAGCAAcatttaaaacaattaaacctTGGGATCTAAGAGCAGCCGACACAGTTTTCCAAATAAATGTCTTACCTGTGCCTCCATATCCATGCAAGAAGTAAAATCCTCCACAATCCATCATCACTGAATTTATAATTTGATCATAGACTGACCTCTGTTCAACAGTTAAGGTTGACATCAATGACATGTGGGTTGCAACCATCTCTTCCTTGTCATAATTTAATTCACCAGCCAATAGACTATTTTTAAACTGTTGCATTTCAGAATTTGAAGGTTGTGGCATCGACTCAATATTATCAAGAGATTTGCCATTCATTGAGAGTAAtctttcaaactcaatcaaacaaagatttttcaaatcatcGTCCATAATTTGAAGACCTACAACAGAGAGAATATAATTAAACATTTGTGCAAATCCAAGAAAAATTTAgattaaatatataattgaatACCTATGTCGTTTAAAACtatttgtggaattttttgaaattaaaattgtttaataGTTGCACAGTTTATTGTATGAAGTGTCCAAACTACAAATAAGTCATATTGAAATCACAaggagttatatttttttagtactGCGTAACTTCAAATATGAGAATAAGATAAACTAATCCATAGTTCATCAATAGAGTTCATCATAATAGATTTCAACATAATAAAGTACAACAAACAAAATATAGGAAGACAAATAAATGTGCGGAATTGTCAATAAAAAATTCAATCAAGTTTCATAATACTTACCTGTGACATTTCTATACTGTGATATTGCTTAATAAATATAGGTAAGACTAAACACAACCAATTTTTCTACCTTGGGGCCATAGAGGAAGCATAACAGCATGTTTGAACGTAAACATGCAGTAGGTGTGCAAACTTAAGTAAAACATatgttaaatattaaataattaaatacctGGGTTGTTAAGCCTCTTCCTTGCATCATACAAAATTCCATCGCACAAAAGTTTCCATGTTGCTTCCCAAACGACAAAGGGATTTGTCATTGAATCCATAAATAACAACATAACAAACAATCTTCTCATCTGATTACCAGAGGCCAAATGACTGGCTTCAATGATAGCATCCACAAATTCTTTGTCGTTTTGCAACAATCCAAGTGCAATGCATGCTTCCTTAAAGGTTTTGTGAATTGTTCCATCTACCGTCTTAATATCATTGTAACTTGTGCATCCCTTTTGTATAGTCAACAGGAGTCTCAAATAAAAAACATTACCACACCCTGGGGGAATATATGTAAGCCTTCCAATAGAGTTACCCCGCTGTCTCGGGTGCCACGCTCTAACACTTTTATCATAAACAAACCTTGTGGGAAATTCTCCATAAGTCAAGTCCCTTCCATCTGGAAATTTTTTGTTTGCCTCAAACCAAGCCAAAAACATCGTGTCAATTTCTTCACTACGGTTCAGAACAGACTCAACTGAATTACTTTCTGAAAACATTATTGACTGCTCATTTTCCAGATGAAAAGAAAGCCTTATAACAGGAGGCCACCTCTGATGTATGTCATACTCAAAAATCCTCCAGACAGACTCGCAAGGAGCCAAATATCTACACTCATAGTACTGTTTTATTTCATCCAAAACTTTTCCATTTTCAGTTTGATTTGAAATTCCAACAGTGGCTCTGTCAGGGCCTTTATTAACATACTTAAAAAGGTACTTTATAGCATTTCCCTTATTGCAATACTCAACATTGATATGTGCTTGGTATCTAACTAACAATTGTGGATTGTAAGGAACTACATACCTATTATCCAAAGTTATTCCCTTTTTCACCACAGACAAACCATTATCTCGGCGCCTGTACTTTGGATAGCCTTCGTCACTCACTATAGTGGAGTCCTGGTAATCTTTTGGAAAATACTTTGAGCATTTGCCATCTTTCATGCACTGAGAATTTAAGTTGGCTTTTCCACAGGGACCGTGTATCATAAAACTCGAAACAACATTTGCAAGGTTTGGATAGAGATTATGGTCTGGTAGTTCTGCAGAAATATACTTGTCAATGTCAGTTCCTGTTTTCAGTGAGTTTGATGCTTCAAGCCATAGCAAAATATGTGCGTGTGGCAGACCCCTCTTCTGAAACTCTATAGTATAAGTCCCTAATTAagaaaaaagtatatatattatattaatatatatatttttaaaaactataatgataataatttaaAGCAAATACATTACAATAATTTATTGTAAAAACATTCAGCTAGTTACGTTACCTGCAACAACTTCTCcaaatattttttcctttttaaaagcATTCATCATGTGATCGAGTTTTGCCTTAAATATTCTGCAAACAATGTCTGGACGATCGCTAGCTGTAAGGCCTCTTATAGTTACAAAGTTCTTAATTTCTGGCCAATTAGCATTACATGTGATGGTGATGAATAAATCAGGGTACCCAAACTTTTTGCAAATTGCCATCGCATCTTGACAGTTATTAAACATGTACCTCAGTCCTCCGGTAAAAGATGCAGGTAGGACGATACGTTTTCCAACTGCAGATGGTTGATTCTCTCCGTTGTGTACTGCTTCTTGCAAACCACTTAATATATCACATCTAATAGTTGCCTGGTTCATGCGATGCCAATATAATCTTTGTGACTCAATCATAGAGAAACCATCAACAACAAATTGTTGGAATAGTCGTCCAGCATTTACAATACTTCCATTTTCACATTTTCTCTCCTGTATGCGAAATGCAATAAAATCTCTAAAAGTTACTCGCAATCGCTTCCTTCTTCCTTCTTTGATAACAGACTCTCTATAAGGAATGTTTTCATGATATTGGTCCTCACCAAATGGGAACAACAACGGGTACTGAAGAGCTAAGAATGAAGCATGTGTCTCTCTGATTTGTACCAAATGACCAGAAGTCTTCCTAACAATAATATCTCGACCAGGATCAAGGTTCTGAAAATCTCCAACAATTAATGCAG encodes:
- the LOC131601957 gene encoding uncharacterized protein LOC131601957, translating into MDQNNSANSRFRRKMLMKDKQYKRQQRVTGLYVIDMHFGFHILTVISQLLGYYLLDENCTPLAQMFRQEASTSRPHHVPRTPLSTLYIAANEPTPTNSIVTSCYDTYCDNLPSKRKHPSGVTSSTPDLTHDADTPVSEVINPTSTHVIKRVSQPTHVLESIPSFAFNFHVYTADEPVNNRASTSINNGADFGRYDKYDQAETEEMIDFGNPSYICSDCGADMWYEERSDKCDNTTVNLRFSLCCSKGIVHLPYEIRPPELLINLMNGQDSRSKHYRENIRAYNSMFCFTSIGGKVQSNKSGGPPQFILGGQNYHRMGSLVPDKGVTPKFAQLYIYDTQNEISNRFIHFRSGGKESGLDRTLVEDITKMVDDNNVLVKSFRKVRDHLQQNNTSNFCLRLFRNRTKDPRTHNLPSCDEVAALIVGDFQNLDPGRDIIVRKTSGHLVQIRETHASFLALQYPLLFPFGEDQYHENIPYRESVIKEGRRKRLRVTFRDFIAFRIQERKCENGSIVNAGRLFQQFVVDGFSMIESQRLYWHRMNQATIRCDILSGLQEAVHNGENQPSAVGKRIVLPASFTGGLRYMFNNCQDAMAICKKFGYPDLFITITCNANWPEIKNFVTIRGLTASDRPDIVCRIFKAKLDHMMNAFKKEKIFGEVVAGTYTIEFQKRGLPHAHILLWLEASNSLKTGTDIDKYISAELPDHNLYPNLANVVSSFMIHGPCGKANLNSQCMKDGKCSKYFPKDYQDSTIVSDEGYPKYRRRDNGLSVVKKGITLDNRYVVPYNPQLLVRYQAHINVEYCNKGNAIKYLFKYVNKGPDRATVGISNQTENGKVLDEIKQYYECRYLAPCESVWRIFEYDIHQRWPPVIRLSFHLENEQSIMFSESNSVESVLNRSEEIDTMFLAWFEANKKFPDGRDLTYGEFPTRFVYDKSVRAWHPRQRGNSIGRLTYIPPGCGNVFYLRLLLTIQKGCTSYNDIKTVDGTIHKTFKEACIALGLLQNDKEFVDAIIEASHLASGNQMRRLFVMLLFMDSMTNPFVVWEATWKLLCDGILYDARKRLNNPGLQIMDDDLKNLCLIEFERLLSMNGKSLDNIESMPQPSNSEMQQFKNSLLAGELNYDKEEMVATHMSLMSTLTVEQRSVYDQIINSVMMDCGGFYFLHGYGGTGKTFIWKTVSAALRSQGLIVLNVASSGIASLLLPGGKTAHSMFGIPLVTTETSACNIKKRTDRCELILQSKLIIWDEAPMLNRFCAEAVDRSLKDIMRTVDDSNQYKPFGGKVVVFGGDFRQILPVVRKGCRHDIVSASINSSELWKFCKVLTLSNNMRLAAPNSNIESKEVKEFSDWMLDIGNGKQASNESGESTLHIPEDLLVTDSHNPLLCLVELTYPNLLQNMNNLKYYEERALLSPTHDSVDIVNDFVLSLIPGDEKEYLSADSTVLSDENCAVRADWFTPEFLNEMKCSGMPNHRLRLKIGVPVMLLRNIDQSNGLCNGTRLLINELCHNIIGATVITGKNIGDKIYIPRMNLISSDPSFPFKFQRRQFPIALCFAMTINKSQGQSLSQVGLYLQRPVFTHGQFYVAISRVKSRKGLKILIIDDEGNPCADTTNVVYREVFDNL